The following are from one region of the Aspergillus luchuensis IFO 4308 DNA, chromosome 4, nearly complete sequence genome:
- a CDS encoding cytochrome P450 (COG:Q;~EggNog:ENOG410PH46;~InterPro:IPR001128,IPR017972,IPR002401,IPR036396;~PFAM:PF00067;~TransMembrane:1 (o6-24i);~go_function: GO:0005506 - iron ion binding [Evidence IEA];~go_function: GO:0016705 - oxidoreductase activity, acting on paired donors, with incorporation or reduction of molecular oxygen [Evidence IEA];~go_function: GO:0020037 - heme binding [Evidence IEA];~go_process: GO:0055114 - oxidation-reduction process [Evidence IEA]), producing MLALLLSPYGAYLGLALLVLYYLLPYLQRSHLRDIPAPGLAAFTNFWVLLQTRRGHRFIAVDNAHKKYGKLVRLAPRHTSIADDGAIQAVYGHGNGFLKSDFYDAFVSIHRGLFNTRDRAEHTRKRKTVSHTFSMKSIGQFEQYIHGNIELFVKQWNRMADTQRNPKTGFASLDALNWFNYLAFDIIGDLAFGAPFGMLDKGKDIAEMRKTPDSPPSYVQAVEVLNRRGEVSATLGCYPALKPFAKYIPDSFFRDGIQAVEDLAGIAVARVNERLRPEVMANNTRVDLLARLMEGKDGNGEKLGRAELTAEALTQLIAGSDTTSNTSCAILYWCMRTPGVIEKLHKVLDEAIPQDVDVPTHSMVKDIPYLQWVIWETMRIHSTSAMGLPREIPAGNPPVTISGHTFYPGDIVSVPSYTIHRSTEIWGPDAEQFVPERWDPARLTPRQKAAFIPFSTGPRACVGRNVAEMELLVICGTVFRLFEFEMQQEGPMETREGFLRKPLGLQVGMKRRQPGSA from the exons ATGCTCGCCCTGCTCCTGTCACCCTACGGGGCCTATCTGGGTCTAGCCTTGCTAGTCCTCTACTATCTCCTTCCTTATCTACAACGCTCTCACCTTCGTGATATCCCCGCCCCCGGTCTGGCCGCCTTCACCAATTTCTGGGTGCTCCTGCAAACTCGTCGCGGTCATCGTTTCATCGCTGTCGACAACGCTCACAAGAAATACGGAAAGCTCGTTCGCCTCGCCCCCCGTCATACCTCCATCGCCGATGATGGGGCCATCCAGGCTGTTTACGGCCACGGAAATGGTTTCCTGAAGTC TGATTTCTACGATGCCTTCGTCTCCATTCACCGTGGTCTCTTCAACACGCGCGACCGCGCGGAGCACACCCGCAAGCGCAAGACCGTCTCCCACACCTTCAGTATGAAGTCCATCGGCCAGTTCGAGCAGTACATTCACGGCAACATCGAGCTGTTCGTCAAGCAATGGAACCGCATGGCCGATACCCAGCGCAACCCCAAGACCGGTTTCGCCAGTCTGGACGCCCTGAACTGGTTCAACTACCTGGCTttcgacatcatcggtgACCTGGCCTTCGGCGCTCCCTTCGGCATGCTCGATAAGGGCAAGGATATTGCCGAGATGCGCAAGACTCCCGACTCGCCCCCCTCCTACGTCCAAGCCGTCGAGGTCCTCAACCGCCGCGGTGAAGTCTCCGCCACCCTGGGTTGCTACCCGGCTCTGAAGCCCTTTGCCAAGTACATCCCCGACAGTTTCTTCCGTGATGGTATCCAGGCCGTCGAGGACCTGGCTGGTATTGCCGTCGCCCGGGTCAACGAGCGTCTCCGCCCCGAAGTCATGGCCAACAACACCCGTGTCGACCTGCTCGCCCGCCTCATGGAAGGCAAGGATGGCAACGGCGAAAAGCTCGGTCGCGCCGAACTTACCGCCGAAGCTTTGACCCAGCTGATCGCCGGATCCGATACCACCTCCAACACCTCCTGCGCCATCCTCTACTGGTGCATGCGCACGCCCGGGGTGATCGAGAAGCTCCACAAGGTCCTGGACGAAGCCATCCCTCAAGACGTCGACGTCCCCACCCACTCCATGGTCAAGGACATTCCCTACCTCCAATGGGTCATCTGGGAAACCATGCGCATCCACAGCACCTCCGCTATGGGTCTCCCCCGTGAAATCCCCGCCGGTAACCCCCCCGTCACCATCTCTGGCCACACCTTCTACCCCGGCGACATTGTCTCCGTGCCCAGCTACACCATCCACCGCTCCACGGAGATTTGGGGCCCCGATGCCGAGCAATTCGTCCCGGAGCGCTGGGACCCTGCCCGCCTCACCCCTCGTCAAAAGGCCGCTTTCATTCCCTTCAGCACCGGCCCCAGAGCCTGTGTCGGTCGCAACGTCGCGGAGATGGAACTCCTGGTTATCTGCGGTACGGTCTTCCGTCTTTTTGAATTCGAGATGCAGCAGGAAGGCCCCATGGAGACGAGAGAGGGTTTCTTGAGGAAGCCCCTCGGACTGCAGGTCGGTATGAAGCGCAGACAGCCTGGTTCGGCTTGA
- the optB gene encoding small oligopeptide transporter, OPT family (COG:T;~EggNog:ENOG410PFPV;~InterPro:IPR004813,IPR004648;~PFAM:PF03169;~TransMembrane:17 (i90-110o116-136i196-216o222-244i265-295o315-337i344-366o412-434i466-485o491-508i515-534o540-559i571-594o648-665i672-688o694-710i722-744o);~go_process: GO:0055085 - transmembrane transport [Evidence IEA]) — protein MSEKEQAFSTAVADESSPEAATVHLKNLKEQHHWDPNLPDDIADEIDEALHTDDKGARVGITQELLDNSPYPEVRAAVPNYDEGGHTNTLRAWTIGLLFATIGSALNMLFSMRDPYIVIPSYVAQVVAYPVGVAWAKFIPSKKFRFFGIECNTNPGPFSKKEHCLIVVMANATFGGGAAYATDVLLAQRAFYKQRFGWAFEIFMCISTQMLGFGMAGFFHRFLVTPAAMIWPSNLINCTLFSALHDHSRPDPSKVAGWRIGKYRFFLYVMIGSFCWYWIPGVIAPFLSVFAWVTWIKPQNAVINQLFGGDTGLSLIPMTFDWTQISGFNFSPLIAPWHAIANTLIGMFIFFWIVTIGMHYSGMWWFEYLPMSDSNSYDNTGAQYNVSRIMNSDFTLNIQAYKEYSPLFLSTTFSLCYGLSFATIIAILIHTGLFHGKELWVRFRNFGKEEEDVHARLMSKYKPVPLWWYAAVTLIMIGIGLGMVLGYPTHLSWWAFFVSLIMAVVWYVPIGIVQAATNIAIGLNVLTEFIVGYIQPGKPMAMMLFKTYGYMSMYQGLYFNQDMKLAHYMKLPPRVTFAAQMIAALWSSVVQIAVMNWGLATIKDVCSETQADNYSCPNGRVFYQASVIWGLIGPQRIFSPGQLYSGLMWFWLAGAILPVLIYIGARMYPKSRIRFLSAPLIFGGAGLIPPATPLNYLTWGLVGIVFNKYIRDRWRGWWMHYNYVLSAGLDVGLDLCTILIFLTLDLTGTSFPTWWGTSITGSTMDMAGTAVQKVLPAGQTFGPKSW, from the exons ATGAGTGAGAAAGAGCAGGCTTTCAGCACGGCGGTGGCTGATGAATCCTCCCCGGAGGCAGCCACCGTCCATCTCAAGAACCTAAAGGAGCAGCACCATTGGGATCCGAACCTTCCTGACGATATTGCCGATGAAATCGATGAGGCCCTTCATACAGATGACAAGGGTGCCCGCGTGGGCATCACGCAGGAGCTCCTCGATAATTCGCCGTACCCCGAGGTGCGTGCGGCCGTGCCCAACTACGATGAAGGAGGGCACACCAACACCCTTCGTGCCTGGACCATTGGTTTGCTCTTTGCGACTATCGGTTCGGCGCTTAACATGCTGTTCTCTATGCGTGACCCCTACATTGTTATTCCTTCCTACGTTGCCCAGGTTGTCGCCTACCCTGTTGGTGTCGCATGGGCGAAATTCATTCCCAGCAAGAAGTTCCGCTTCTTTGGAATCGAGTGCAACACGAACCCCGGTCCCTTCAGCAAGAAGGAACATTGTCTAATTGTCGTCATGGCCAATGCTacctttggtggtggtgctgcttaTGCGACTGACGTGTTATTGGCCCAGCGTGCCTTCTACAAGCAGCGTTTCGGATGGGCATTTGAGATCTTCATGTGTATCTCGACTCAGATGCTCGGGTTTGGTATGGCTGGATTCTTCCACCGCTTCCTGGTCACTCCAGCTGCCATGATCTGGCCTTCCAATCTGATCAACTGCACCCTGTTCTCGGCGCTTCATGATCACAGCAGGCCTGATCCCAGCAAGGTAGCCGGATGGAGGATTGGCAAGTACCGTTTCTTCCTCTACGTTATGATCGGGTCCTTCTGCTGGTATTGGATCCCCGGCGTTATCGCCCCGTTCCTCAGTGTCTTCGCCTGGGTGACCTGGATCAAACCCCAAAATGCCGTGATCAACCAGCTCTTTGGCGGTGATACCGGCCTGTCTCTGATCCCTATGACCTTTGACTGGACGCAAATCTCTGGCTTCAACTTCAGTCCCCTGATCGCCCCTTGGCACGCCATTGCCAACACCCTTATTGGTatgttcatcttcttctggattGTCACCATTGGCATGCATTACAGCGGCATGTGGTGGTTCGAGTACTTGCCTATGAGCGATTCGAACAGTTACGACAACACTGGTGCGCAGTACAATGTGTCCAGAATCATGAACAGTGACTTCACTCTCAATATTCAGGCGTACAAGGAATACTCGCCACTCTTCCTATCCACCACCTTCAGTCTCTGCTACGGACTGTCATTTGCGACCATCATTGCTATTCTCATTCACACCGGTCTGTTCCACGGTAAAGAACTGTGGGTGCGTTTCCGCAATTTtggcaaggaagaggaggatgtccACGCCCGCCTGATGTCCAAGTACAAGCCGGTGCCCCTCTGGTGGTATGCCGCGGTCACCCTGATCATGATTGGAATTGGTTTGGGCATGGTCCTGGGATACCCCACTCACCTGAGCTGGTGGGCATTCTTCGTTTCTCTAATCATGGCTGTGGTGTGGTACGTGCCAATTGGTATCGTGCAAGCCGCCACCAACATCGCCATCGGTCTGAACGTCTTGACGGAGTTCATTGTCGGCTACATTCAGCCCGGAAAGCCCATGGCCATGATGTTGTTCAAGACCTACGGCTACATGAGCATGTACCAAGGACTCTACTTCAACCAGGACATGAAACTAG CGCACTACATGAAACTTCCCCCAAGAGTGACCTTCGCCGCCCAAATGATCGCCGCTCTGTGGTCCTCCGTCGTCCAAATCGCTGTGATGAACTGGGGTCTCGCCACCATCAAAGACGTCTGCAGCGAAACCCAAGCAGACAACTACAGCTGCCCCAACGGCCGTGTCTTCTACCAAGCCTCCGTGATCTGGGGTCTGATCGGCCCCCAgcgcatcttctccccgGGCCAACTCTACTCTGGCCTCATGTGGTTCTGGCTCGCTGGCGCCATCCTCCCCGTCCTCATCTACATCGGCGCACGCATGTACCCCAAGAGCCGGATCCGCTTCCTCAGCGCCCCGCTCATCTTCGGCGGTGCGGGTCTAATTCCCCCCGCCACCCCCCTCAACTATCTCACCTGGGGTCTGGTCGGTATCGTCTTCAACAAGTACATCCGGGACCGCTGGCGCGGCTGGTGGATGCACTACAACTATGTCCTATCGGCAGGTCTAGATGTCGGGTTGGATCTGTGTACCATCCTCATTTTCTTGACCCTCGATTTGACCGGTACTAGTTTCCCGACTTGGTGGGGTACTAGTATTACCGGTTCTACTATGGATATGGCGGGTACTGCGGTGCAGAAGGTCTTGCCGGCAGGGCAGACATTTGGACCGAAGAGTTGGTAG